The Paenibacillus beijingensis nucleotide sequence GCATTATCGATCCATACAAGCGCGCCTTCTTTTGGAATAACCTCTTCGATATTCATCCCCTGAGCCTGAAGATCAGTGATCATTGTCGGCCCTTGCGTAAACATCAACCATGCCTCTCCGCTCGCCATTAAATTTTTGCCGTCTTCAAATCCGGTGTAATAAGAACGAACAAGAGGCTTTTGTTCAATCAGCTTCTGCTTTACCTGATCAAGCTGCTCCGGCGTGAGATTGTACGGGTCCGAGAAACCAAGCAGCAGCGCCGTCGTTGCAACCTGATTGCTCGCATCATCCATCGTACCAATTTTGCCCTTGTACTTGCTGTCCCATAGAGCGGACCAGGACGTGATCGGTTCTTTGATTTTATCCTTGTTCACAGCCATCGGAAGCGAGCCCCAGGCAAACGGAATGGCGAATGTCTTACTATCGAATACGACATGACTGTCATTGATCGACTTCATGTTCGGAATAAGGTCGCCATAGTGCTTCAATTTGGAGACATCAATGGGCTGAATCAGATTCAGTTTGTTGTACCTCGTAACGGATCCGCCATCCATAAAAATCAGATCGTATTTCAACGAGCCCGATGCGGCTTTCGAAAACATTTCGTCTACGCTGCCCGCATAAGTTACATTTACTTTGACGCCATACTCCTCCTCGAAAGGCGTGACCCATTCGTCCTCCTGATACCCTTCCCATGATAGAACGTTGATCTCTTTCCCCGCATAAGGCTTGTCCTTGCTCGAAGATTCTTCGTCAACACCTTTATTGTTCCCGCACGCAGCCAATACCACCAACATCAACCCCGCGACAAACAGCTTATTCAACCAATTGCTTCTTGTCATCTATTACACCTCCCTAGTTATTCCATTGCATAATGCATTTTTTCCAAGACCATTGTTTCGAAGCTAGCACTTCCGCCGTCTCATGCGGCAAAATCACCCGATCGGCTATGTCATCAATATGCAAAACATGATTGCCTACGCTCTCAATCGCTTTCACCCAAACAGAAGGAGCATTCGTTCTTCCATAAATCGTCAGATTTTTCAAAATTATTTCCCTATGGGGAAACCGTTCCGTCTCTTCTTCCTTTAATCCGTATAAAATAATCCGCCCGCCGACGCGAACCAGCTCTACCGCACGCTTCACCGTTTCGGAATAGCCCACTGCGTCGATAACCAGATCAAAGCCGGAATGTTCCCGGTATGGAGCTGTATCCGCCAGTTCCAGAATGCTTCCACTTTCAGCGAACTGTATCGCGCCATAGCGGCGCAGCTCTTCTATTCGGGAGGCCAGCTTGTACGATACCGAGATGGAGGCGGCTCCCATCATGCGAACGATCTGTACAAAATACATCGCTGCCGGCCCGTCTCCGATGATAAGCACATGATCCCCGGTATGAACGCCTGCTGCTTCTGCAGCGCCAAACGGGCAGACAAGCGGTTCGAACACAGCTGCAGCTTCATTGCTCAAAGAATCCGGAATAGCGTACGCGCACCTGGCAGGCGCTTTAACGTATTCTGCCCACCCTCCATCAACATTAATTCCAAGCTCGCGATAATGGAGGCAAAACTCCGGGCGGCCCGTTCGGCACGACCTGCATGTCTCACATGGAATAGCAGGATCAATGACTACTCTGTCACCCACTTTCAAATGCTCGACGCCTTCCCCGATCTTCGCTATCGTTCCCGTAATTTCATGACCTGGAATGTAAGGAGCATCATAAGGATATTGACCGTTAAAAATTTCCTGATCCGTTGCGCAAATGCCGGCATATTGCACCTGAACGAGCACCTCTTTGGCTCCAATCGCGGGAACCGGAACCTCTTCCAGCCGTAAATCGTGTACGCCATGCCACACAAGCGCCCGCATTCGTTGTGTCACTCGGCATCCTCCTCGTTCATGTGCTCTGTACTTGCTATTTTGAAACATGACGAAAAGCTTGAATTTTTTATAATATCATACCAATACGCGGTTGAAACTCTACAGCTGACTCATCATCATAAAATACCATTTCCCGGATTTCGTCCTTCGCCAAACCGTTGAAATCAGATGCAAGATCAATGCCTAATCCGGAACGACCACTCATCGCCAGCTTCCCGTCAACAATATTCAGCTTGTCTTGCAACACATCGGAAGCATACCATTCATAGTGCGTATCGCTGGCAAAAACGAAATTCCGTGAGGACGCGATCAGAT carries:
- a CDS encoding ABC transporter substrate-binding protein; this encodes MTRSNWLNKLFVAGLMLVVLAACGNNKGVDEESSSKDKPYAGKEINVLSWEGYQEDEWVTPFEEEYGVKVNVTYAGSVDEMFSKAASGSLKYDLIFMDGGSVTRYNKLNLIQPIDVSKLKHYGDLIPNMKSINDSHVVFDSKTFAIPFAWGSLPMAVNKDKIKEPITSWSALWDSKYKGKIGTMDDASNQVATTALLLGFSDPYNLTPEQLDQVKQKLIEQKPLVRSYYTGFEDGKNLMASGEAWLMFTQGPTMITDLQAQGMNIEEVIPKEGALVWIDNATIGADTKNPDLIYEYINYLISSEVQAQLIKKTGYGGVNKLSVENLTPEEAKKSHMDDASYFDRLVYVASPENFENRVKLWNEVKAQ
- a CDS encoding zinc-dependent alcohol dehydrogenase; this encodes MTQRMRALVWHGVHDLRLEEVPVPAIGAKEVLVQVQYAGICATDQEIFNGQYPYDAPYIPGHEITGTIAKIGEGVEHLKVGDRVVIDPAIPCETCRSCRTGRPEFCLHYRELGINVDGGWAEYVKAPARCAYAIPDSLSNEAAAVFEPLVCPFGAAEAAGVHTGDHVLIIGDGPAAMYFVQIVRMMGAASISVSYKLASRIEELRRYGAIQFAESGSILELADTAPYREHSGFDLVIDAVGYSETVKRAVELVRVGGRIILYGLKEEETERFPHREIILKNLTIYGRTNAPSVWVKAIESVGNHVLHIDDIADRVILPHETAEVLASKQWSWKKCIMQWNN